Genomic DNA from Acidimicrobiales bacterium:
GCCTCTGCTGGGTTCGCGAGATAGCCCAGCTCGACCAGCACACCTGGCATCTCCGGTCGGCGGACCATCCCGTAGGTGTCCTCGCCTTCGTTGTTCAGCACCTCCAGCACGCCGGCATCTGGTGCGGTCTGCCAGGCAACATCGAACGGCTCGAGCGCGTCGACCACGGCCTCGTAGATGGTGCCGCCCAGGCGACGGGACTCCTCGACGTCCTTCTGGACGAATACCTCGGTGCCAGGGGTCGGCGATGGCACACCCTCGGGCGCATTGTGGTGAATCGACACGATCGCAGCGGCCTCGAGCCGGTTGGCGATCTCGGCTCGGACCGCCAATGGCACGCGGTAGTTGGCGGTCCGGGTCAGAACCACCGAGATCTGTCGTTGCCCCAGCAGGTTCGCCGTCCGCTTGGCCACGGCGAGGTTGAGATCTCGTTCGACCAAGCCGTTCGGGCCCTGCGCACCGGTTTCGACATCGCCGCCATGGCCTGGGTCTAGCACGATCTGGATGTCGTTGAGCGGCGTACCCCAGGAAACGATCCCATCGTTGCCACAGGGCGTCATGATGGCGTAGCCGGCGTCGGAGAATCCGGCGACCGGCACCACGACACCGGTCGGCGTGATCAGGGCCCGAGCGTCGCCGGGCGTGACGATGGCGGGCCGTTCCGGCTCGGGTTCCTCGTCCACCGTGGCGACGGTCGTCGATGACGCCGCCTGATCGTCTGCGATCTCGTCGCCGATCGTGGTGCCGACGCCGTTGTTGTCGACCGCCGGCTCGTCGGTGGCCGAGACAGCGGTACATCCGGCGGTGAGCAGACCCGACACCATGAGCGCGGCAAGGGTCGGATGGCGGCGGGACGAGGGCACACCCCCAGTCAAACCGACAAAACGACGAATCCCTGCGAGACCTGCGTCGAAGCGACGAGGCAGCGCAGGGATTCGGGGTGTTGCGAAGGTGCTGATCTACAGACCGGCGACGATCTCGACCATCAGCTGACCGGCCTCGGTGGGGTTGTTGCCCACCTTCACGCCGGCGGCCGTGAGGGCCTCCATCTTGGCGGCCGCGGTGCCCTTGCCACCGGAGACGATGGCACCGGCGTGGCCCATCTTCTTGCCCGGGGGCGCCGTGACACCGGCGACGTAGGCCGACACCGGCTTGGTCATGTTGTTGGCGATGAACTCGGCGGCCTCTTCTTCAGCCGAACCACCGATCTCACCGATCATCATGACGGCCTTGGTGTCGGGATCGGCCTCGAACGCCGCGAGGCAGTCGATGAAGCTGGTGCCGGGGACCGGGTCGCCACCAATGCCGACACAGGTGGTGACACCGATGTCTTGCTGCTGGAGCTCATAGAGCGCCTGGTACGTGAGCGTGCCGGAGCGGCTCACGATGCCGACAGGACCGCCGGCCTTGGCGATGTGGCCGGCGGTGATGCCGACGTTTGCCTTTCCGGGCGAGATGAGACCGGGGCAGTTCGGGCCCAGGAGTCGGGTGTTCGGGAAGTCCCGCTTCAAGACGTTGAAGAACTGCGCCTCGTCGTGGGCGGGAACGCCTTCGGTGATGCACACGATCAGTTCGAGACCGGCTTCGGCGGCCTCGAGCACGGCGGCCTTCACACCCGGGGCGGGCACGAAGATGCACGATGCCGTGGCGCCGGTGGCGTCGACCGCATCGGCGACCGAAGCGAAGATCGGGATGCCGTCGACATCGGTGCCGGCCTTCTTGGGGTGCGTGCCGCCGACGACCTGGGTGCCGTAGTCGCGGTTCAGCTTGCCGTAGTAGCTACCGGTCGAACCGGTGAGGCCCTGGTAGATGACCTTGGTGCTCTCATCGAGGAAAATGCTCATCGTGGTGCCTCAGCCTTTCGCCAGCTCGACGGCCTTGGTGGCAGCAGCGAGCATGGTGGGTTCCATCATCAACTTGTCGGTCAACGCCGGTTCGAGAATGGCGCGACCTTCGTCGGCGTTCGTGCCATCGAGACGCACCACGATGGGTGCGTCGATGGTGACCCGCTTCAACGCTTCGATGATGCCGTTGGCAACCTCTTCACCGCGGGTGATGCCACCGAAGATGTTGATGAAGATCGACTTCACCTTCGGATCGTTGTTGATGACCTCGAGTGCCCCGGCCATGACGTCGGCGTTGGCGCCGCCACCAATGTCGAGGAAGTTGGCCGGTGCGCCACCGACCTGATTGATCACGTCGACGGTGCTCATGGCGAGACCCGCACCGTTGGCGATGACGCCGACGCTGCCGTCGAGGCCCACGTACTGCAGGCCCTTCTCGTGAGCCGCTTCCTCGCGCTCGTCGCGGGGCTGCGTGGCGTCGTACTCGGAGTACTCCGGGTGCTCGTAGACGGCGTTGGCGTCGAGGCTGACCTTGGCGTCGAGTGCGTGGACCTCGCCGGTGGGCTTGAGGATGAGCGGATTGATCTCGACGAGATCGGCGTCGCCCTCGACGTAGGCGGTGTAGAGCTTCATGAGGATGTCGACCGCGCCGTCGGTGGCGGCAGGGTTGAGCGCCGCCGCCTCGACCCAGGCGCGGCACTCGGCCTCGGAGAGCCCCTCGGCCGGGTCGACCCAGATCTTGGCGATGGCGTCGGGGTTCTCCTCGGCGACGGCTTCGATCTCGACACCACCCTGAGCCGACAGCATGCCCAGGTACTTCTTCGCCGAGCGATCGAGCGTGAAGCTGGCGTAGTACTCCTCGGCGATGTCGGAGGCCTTCTCGATCCAGATCGTCTTGACGATGTGGCCCTTGATGTCGAGACCGAGGATGTTCGTGGCGTGCTCGCGGCATTCCGCCGCGTCGTTGGCGAGCTTCACGCCACCGGCCTTGCCCCGGCCACCAACGTGGACCTGGGCCTTCACGACGACGGGATAGCCGACCCGGTCGGCGATGGCCACGGCTTCGTCGACGTTGTCGGTTGCCGCGCCGTCGGACACCGGGATGCCGTAGGTCGCGAAGAATTGCTTGCCTTGATATTCGAGAAGATCCACGTGTGGGGCCTCCGCCTCGTGGTTGGGGGTTTGTACCGGCGATACTAGGGCGGTGAACCAGCCCAATCCCAAGTTCGTTCGAATCATTGATGCAGGTGGCTCGTGCCGATAGCGCAACGTGGTGAACGAGGCGGTCGCCAGCTCCTGATGCTGGCCGCAGCAACGGTTCTGGGGCTGGTCGCGATGGTCTGGCTGTTCACCCAAGTGGGTGGAACCGGAAGCAACGCCAACGTGCAGGTGAGCATCGGCGACGACGTCTTCCTCGCCGGCAACGTCGATCGCCTGGCCGATGACATCGCCAAGCTCGAGACCCCGCTGCTCCTCGGCGACGTCTCCGGCGGCGACCGAGACATCTTCCTCCAGCACATCGGCGACGACGATCGAGCGGGCTGGTATGCGTTTGCGGTTCGCCCGCTGGCCGCCACCCGCGACTGTTTCGTCGAGTGGCAGCCCGACGACGAGACCTTCGTCGACAACTGTGACGGCACGGTCTACCCGAGCACGGGTGAGGGTCTTCCGCCCTACCCGATCGACATCGACGAGGACGGGTTCCTCACGATCGATCTGCGCTCGGCCGACGCGGAGAACTGACCCGTGCCCACGTCACCGCTGCTCCTCGCCCAACTCAGCGACACCCACGTCGTGGCGCGTGACCAAACCCACGTGGCCGGCACCGACGCCGATCATCCGCTCGACCCGAACCGCCGGCTCCGGCTTGCCGTCGAGTCCGTCCTCGCCGAGACCGTGCCGGTGAGTGCGGTGGTGATGACCGGCGACCTCGCCAACGAAGGACGACCCGAGCAGTACGAGGCGATCGCCGAACTGATCGCGCCCCTCGATGTGCCGGTCCTTGCCATTCCGGGCAATCACGACGACCGAGCCTCGATCCGCACGCTTGTTCCCGGTCTGCCGTGGGTCGACGCCGAGCATGCCAGTTGGTCGATGGTCCACGAGGGCGTGACCATCATCGGCCTCGACACCACACACCTCGGGTTCCACGGGGCGGAGTTTGACGACGAGCGAGCCGTCTGGCTCGACACTGCGCTGGCGGACGCCGACCTGGCCGGGGGTCCCACCCTGCTCGCCATGCATCATCCGCCGTTCCGGTCCGGCATCTCGTGGATGGACCGCTCGGGTTTCATCGGACTCGAGCGTTTCGCCGAGGTCGTCAGCGCCCACTCGGTCGATCGCATCCTCTGCGGTCATATGCACCGCCCGATGAACGCACTGGTCGGGGGCACGATCGCCCAGGTCGGACTGTCGACCGTGCAGCATGTCGCCCTCGAGTTCGACGTTGGCGATGTCACGCCGCTGAAGATGATCGACGGCCCGCCGGGCTACCTCGTCCATCGATTCGACGACGGCACCTGGGTGAGCCACACCCGGTACATCGACCTCGACGCTAGGCCATTCGTCCCAGCCTGGGCCGACGAGCACCTCGAACGGAATCGGTAGATTCGACGGGGTGCAGCGTCATCTCCTGGCCATCCTGGCCGTCCTGACGGCCGCGATCGGGCTCACGATTGCACCGCCGCCGGCAGGAGCGGCAACGACCGGCGACCCCGGTTGGTACTCGACGCCCGACGTCATCTGGGATGTCACCAACCCGGCCACCACCTCGCAACACACCAACGATCTCCGAACGATCGTGCGCGACATGGAGGAGTTCGAGGGCCGCATGTACGTGGCCGGCAAGTTCCTCGACGTGGTCGCTCCCGACGGCACCACCCACGCCCAGCCGTACCTCGCAGCGTTCGACCTCGACACCGGGGTGTGGGACTCCACGTTCCGTCCGGTGCTCGACGGCATCGTCTACTCGATCGAGATCACACCCGACGGCCGCCTGTATGTCGGCGGCGAGTTCGCTGGCGGCTCGGCGCTCTACG
This window encodes:
- a CDS encoding N-acetylmuramoyl-L-alanine amidase, with translation MPSSRRHPTLAALMVSGLLTAGCTAVSATDEPAVDNNGVGTTIGDEIADDQAASSTTVATVDEEPEPERPAIVTPGDARALITPTGVVVPVAGFSDAGYAIMTPCGNDGIVSWGTPLNDIQIVLDPGHGGDVETGAQGPNGLVERDLNLAVAKRTANLLGQRQISVVLTRTANYRVPLAVRAEIANRLEAAAIVSIHHNAPEGVPSPTPGTEVFVQKDVEESRRLGGTIYEAVVDALEPFDVAWQTAPDAGVLEVLNNEGEDTYGMVRRPEMPGVLVELGYLANPAEAELFATDEYVEVASLALADGIEAWLLSDAEGTGFVAEPRIFIPTSGTGGAGGCVDPALE
- the sucC gene encoding ADP-forming succinate--CoA ligase subunit beta, whose protein sequence is MDLLEYQGKQFFATYGIPVSDGAATDNVDEAVAIADRVGYPVVVKAQVHVGGRGKAGGVKLANDAAECREHATNILGLDIKGHIVKTIWIEKASDIAEEYYASFTLDRSAKKYLGMLSAQGGVEIEAVAEENPDAIAKIWVDPAEGLSEAECRAWVEAAALNPAATDGAVDILMKLYTAYVEGDADLVEINPLILKPTGEVHALDAKVSLDANAVYEHPEYSEYDATQPRDEREEAAHEKGLQYVGLDGSVGVIANGAGLAMSTVDVINQVGGAPANFLDIGGGANADVMAGALEVINNDPKVKSIFINIFGGITRGEEVANGIIEALKRVTIDAPIVVRLDGTNADEGRAILEPALTDKLMMEPTMLAAATKAVELAKG
- the sucD gene encoding succinate--CoA ligase subunit alpha, whose amino-acid sequence is MSIFLDESTKVIYQGLTGSTGSYYGKLNRDYGTQVVGGTHPKKAGTDVDGIPIFASVADAVDATGATASCIFVPAPGVKAAVLEAAEAGLELIVCITEGVPAHDEAQFFNVLKRDFPNTRLLGPNCPGLISPGKANVGITAGHIAKAGGPVGIVSRSGTLTYQALYELQQQDIGVTTCVGIGGDPVPGTSFIDCLAAFEADPDTKAVMMIGEIGGSAEEEAAEFIANNMTKPVSAYVAGVTAPPGKKMGHAGAIVSGGKGTAAAKMEALTAAGVKVGNNPTEAGQLMVEIVAGL
- a CDS encoding phosphodiesterase; translation: MPTSPLLLAQLSDTHVVARDQTHVAGTDADHPLDPNRRLRLAVESVLAETVPVSAVVMTGDLANEGRPEQYEAIAELIAPLDVPVLAIPGNHDDRASIRTLVPGLPWVDAEHASWSMVHEGVTIIGLDTTHLGFHGAEFDDERAVWLDTALADADLAGGPTLLAMHHPPFRSGISWMDRSGFIGLERFAEVVSAHSVDRILCGHMHRPMNALVGGTIAQVGLSTVQHVALEFDVGDVTPLKMIDGPPGYLVHRFDDGTWVSHTRYIDLDARPFVPAWADEHLERNR